GATCCCAATTTCTGATTCTATTTCGACTCATAAAAATACTTGAAAAATCACCAATAAAATATTCATTATTTAAAAATTCACCAGTATCATAATTAGACTTATTCTTAGATAATGCAGCTAAAGGTTCTGGAAGATCATAAATTGCATCATACAAACTACATGTATTTCTAGATTTTCTTAAATTATTAAAATCAAATACAATACCAAGATCCTTTCTATATCCTATAATTATAACTCTTTTTCTATCTTGAGGAACACCATAATCTGATGTATTAAGAAGAGAAAAACAAACATTATAACCACAATTTTCAAATTCACGAATAATTTTTTTAAAAGCATCATGATTTCGTCGACTTAGTATTCCTGGAACATTTTCAGCAACAAAAAAATATGGCTGTTTATCTTGAAGAATTCTAAGATAATCATAAAATAATTTCCCTCTTGGATCATCAATTCCCCTCATACAACCTGCAACTGACCAACTTTGACATGGTGGACCA
Above is a genomic segment from Methanosphaera cuniculi containing:
- a CDS encoding DNA cytosine methyltransferase, which translates into the protein MNIISLFSGAGGLDLGFENQGFNIIWANEYDKSIWDTYRYNHKDTFLDTRSICDINSDEIPSQIRGIIGGPPCQSWSVAGCMRGIDDPRGKLFYDYLRILQDKQPYFFVAENVPGILSRRNHDAFKKIIREFENCGYNVCFSLLNTSDYGVPQDRKRVIIIGYRKDLGIVFDFNNLRKSRNTCSLYDAIYDLPEPLAALSKNKSNYDTGEFLNNEYFIGDFSSIFMSRNRIRNWDQPSFTIQASGRQAPIFPGSDPMIKIEKDKWEFSGDNYRRLSVRECARIQTFS